One Hermetia illucens chromosome 4, iHerIll2.2.curated.20191125, whole genome shotgun sequence DNA segment encodes these proteins:
- the LOC119656043 gene encoding neprilysin-4-like, which yields MARNLIILSGVLSALIALEGAVKVNGAVLKSNLKSEFKRVRRTLYKSIHDYIDDSVDPCDDFYQHACGNWEKLNPIPDDVVDYKPIKALSYHTDLIVNEILASEVQNSGNDSAEAKAKIFYASCIDHVERDKLGVKPMVEFLETLGGWPVLTSDWSGADFDWLKTIAILRRYGDRILIKESVNYNKKNSSLSIIYIDQSHLGLGNRADYLDSNYEFRLVAYKTYIVEVLEIFGVDKDKARRVADEIIAFETELARILAPASERSNISTFSDDIQVDDLQLKVPGINWTLYLSLIFERPIPPSQPVVIKEFQYMNDLAQLISQTDRRIVANYIFWRFAQFKVIRLSSKFEEPLQRCIYVLLGRKINPPTWKMCANDATYHLREAVGSMFIQNHFEERDRQEVIEMVANLKQAFTEIIFNSSWLDADTKELAKKKLDYMVYQVGYPEFVSSQEKVNALYANLTIVPDRYFDNYLALLQHTSRRKHAKVFQIGEDEWSGVSPDLTNAYHNPVKNKVTIPAGLLQQPLFDKFYTKSFNYGRMGALIGHEMAHAFDNIGRNYDYNGNINSWWDQKLIDIFNEKSECFLKQYSQYRIPDGKHMLDSKGTLSENLADNGGVLAAFRAYKNLIREESGAAYDISESEVLPDDAIFFYSFAQLWCGYTRPEALLTQTRRDPHSPAMWRVIGSLSNSEDFARVFNCSQDSIMNPIKKCRIW from the coding sequence ATGGCCAGAAACTTAATAATACTTAGTGGCGTGCTTAGTGCATTGATTGCACTCGAAGGGGCTGTGAAAGTGAACGGGGCAGTGTTGAAATCTAATCTTAAATCTGAATTCAAAAGAGTGCGCAGGACTCTGTACAAGAGCATCCATGACTATATTGACGACTCGGTAGATCCTTGTGATGACTTTTATCAACATGCTTGCGGAAATTGGGAAAAACTCAATCCAATTCCCGATGACGTAGTGGACTATAAGCCAATTAAAGCTCTGTCTTACCACACGGATCTGATAGTCAACGAGATTTTAGCTAGTGAAGTTCAAAATAGTGGGAATGATAGTGCAGAGGCGAAGGCCAAAATATTCTATGCATCATGCATAGATCATGTGGAACGTGACAAACTGGGAGTGAAACCGATGGTTGAGTTCTTAGAGACATTGGGGGGATGGCCGGTATTGACTTCTGACTGGTCGGGGGCGGACTTCGACTGGCTAAAAACCATCGCCATCCTGCGAAGATATGGAGACCGCATTCTCATCAAGGAGAGTGTGAACTACAACAAGAAGAACTCAAGTTTAAGTATTATCTACATAGACCAATCACACTTAGGTCTAGGGAACCGTGCAGACTATCTTGACAGTAACTACGAGTTCAGGCTGGTGGCATACAAAACATACATTGTGGAAGTACTTGAAATTTTCGGTGTTGATAAAGACAAAGCGCGTAGAGTTGCTGATGAGATCATTGCATTTGAAACTGAATTAGCGCGGATCCTAGCACCTGCCAGTGAAAGGAGTAATATATCGACATTTTCTGACGATATTCAAGTTGATGATCTCCAGCTAAAAGTGCCTGGCATAAACTGGACATTATACTTGTCCCTGATATTCGAGCGTCCCATTCCCCCTTCGCAACCGGTAGTCATCAAGGAGTTTCAATACATGAATGACCTGGCCCAACTGATTTCACAAACTGACCGTCGAATAGTTGCGAACTACATTTTCTGGCGTTTCGCTCAGTTCAAGGTAATCCGGTTGAGCAGTAAATTTGAGGAACCACTTCAGCGGTGCATCTACGTATTGCTAGGACGAAAAATTAACCCACCTACCTGGAAAATGTGCGCAAACGATGCTACCTATCACTTGCGGGAAGCGGTCGGTTCAATGTTCATTCAAAACCATTTCGAGGAACGTGATCGCCAGGAGGTAATTGAAATGGTTGCCAACCTGAAACAGGCTTTtactgaaataattttcaacagTTCTTGGTTGGATGCGGATACAAAAGAATTAGCTAAGAAAAAGCTTGATTACATGGTCTACCAAGTAGGCTATCCTGAGTTCGTCAGCTCGCAAGAAAAAGTTAATGCACTTTATGCAAATTTGACAATAGTTCCTGATAGATATTTCGACAACTATCTGGCTCTGCTGCAACATACATCTCGCAGGAAGCACGCAAAAGTGTTCCAGATAGGTGAAGACGAATGGAGCGGAGTTAGTCCCGACTTAACCAATGCATATCATAATCCGGTTAAAAATAAAGTGACGATCCCGGCAGGCTTGCTTCAACAGCCATTATTCGACAAATTCTATACGAAATCATTCAACTACGGACGAATGGGAGCGCTGATTGGTCATGAAATGGCTCATGCTTTCGACAACATCGGACGCAACTACGACTACAACGGAAATATCAACTCCTGGTGGGATCAAAAACTCATCGACATTTTCAACGAGAAAAGCGAATGCTTCCTGAAACAATACTCACAATACAGGATCCCCGATGGGAAGCATATGCTGGACTCAAAAGGAACTCTGTCAGAAAATTTGGCCGATAATGGTGGAGTCCTGGCAGCGTTTAGGGCATACAAGAATTTAATACGAGAAGAGTCTGGAGCGGCCTATGATATTAGTGAAAGTGAAGTTCTCCCGGACGATGCGATTTTCTTTTACAGTTTTGCTCAGCTTTGGTGCGGATACACTCGACCAGAAGCGCTTCTCACTCAAACTCGTCGTGATCCCCATAGTCCGGCAATGTGGCGAGTAATTGGATCATTGTCGAATTCCGAAGATTTTGccagagttttcaattgttcTCAAGACTCTATAATGAATCCAATAAAGAAATGTCGGATATGGTAG